From Caldanaerovirga acetigignens, one genomic window encodes:
- a CDS encoding methyl-accepting chemotaxis protein has translation MAWHELSFFLCGISVGWVLGRILSHSLEIPAFPKGQRALSEEPLADSVEIREPETHPGVETSQHNLELPGLSQLLEIIELQIRSLVSESEKVFSSILHNIDQLQERVRHSLANAQELGRKIYSSASEGNGGIVGRTIRELVSFSHEAETALQQVVNRLTISQDNCRSIAEKAEKELYGFVEEVSSIAYKTKILALNASILAAHAGQYGREFEVVAHEVRLLADMVYEATLRVKRIAEDIAGSVKEVSLEIQDYLNEIEGEKQQIDNTIKKASQDINSAAHEVEGLISNLIFEIEGFFQDIDSTIVAGQFQDIARQRLQHVLEVLRELGDLLRLDLGVFDVVSRRKLEEIIAGMVQKYTTYVERQNHYAALGMKYEESLGDNIELF, from the coding sequence GATACCAGCTTTTCCGAAGGGACAAAGAGCACTCTCAGAGGAACCTTTGGCCGACTCGGTTGAGATCAGGGAACCGGAGACTCATCCGGGAGTTGAAACCAGCCAGCATAATTTAGAATTACCAGGGTTATCTCAGCTTCTAGAGATAATTGAGCTGCAGATTAGAAGTCTGGTATCGGAGAGCGAAAAAGTGTTCTCATCGATACTACATAACATAGACCAGTTGCAGGAGCGGGTGCGGCACAGTCTTGCTAACGCTCAAGAGTTAGGGCGAAAGATTTACAGTTCCGCTTCTGAAGGCAACGGAGGAATAGTCGGGCGAACCATAAGAGAATTAGTGTCTTTTTCCCATGAAGCTGAAACTGCACTGCAACAAGTGGTTAATAGGCTGACTATTAGCCAAGATAATTGTAGGAGTATAGCAGAAAAGGCCGAAAAAGAACTTTACGGCTTTGTAGAAGAAGTAAGCAGCATAGCTTACAAGACCAAGATTTTGGCCCTAAACGCTTCTATTCTGGCAGCTCATGCTGGACAGTATGGCAGAGAGTTTGAAGTCGTTGCGCATGAAGTAAGACTGTTGGCGGATATGGTGTATGAGGCTACTTTGAGGGTGAAGCGGATTGCGGAGGACATTGCGGGTTCTGTCAAAGAGGTATCTTTAGAGATACAAGATTACTTAAACGAGATTGAAGGTGAGAAACAACAGATAGATAACACCATAAAGAAAGCGAGTCAAGATATTAATAGTGCGGCACATGAAGTAGAAGGCCTCATTTCTAACTTGATTTTTGAAATTGAGGGTTTCTTTCAGGATATAGACAGCACCATAGTCGCTGGACAGTTTCAAGATATAGCTAGGCAACGTTTGCAACATGTCCTTGAGGTGTTGCGGGAGTTGGGTGATTTGCTGCGCTTGGATTTGGGAGTGTTTGATGTTGTCAGTAGACGTAAACTAGAAGAAATAATAGCAGGTATGGTGCAGAAATATACCACCTACGTAGAGCGGCAAAATCATTACGCAGCCCTGGGTATGAAGTATGAAGAGAGCCTAGGGGATAACATAGAGCTTTTCTAA
- a CDS encoding response regulator: protein MAEVLIVDDSATMRLALKTALKQAGHVVHEACDGVEALNKLNEGLKVKAIITDLNMPNMDGVTFIQTVRKLPGFKFVPILMLTTESSMEKKEEGRKVGASGWIVKPFSPEQLLAVLKKLGV, encoded by the coding sequence ATGGCAGAGGTGTTAATTGTAGACGATTCAGCCACCATGCGCTTAGCTTTAAAAACTGCTCTAAAACAAGCGGGGCATGTCGTCCACGAAGCGTGTGACGGAGTTGAAGCTCTAAATAAATTGAATGAGGGTCTAAAAGTTAAGGCCATCATTACAGATCTCAATATGCCGAATATGGACGGCGTTACTTTTATACAGACTGTAAGGAAGTTGCCAGGCTTCAAGTTTGTACCCATACTTATGTTAACAACTGAAAGTTCTATGGAAAAAAAAGAAGAAGGGCGGAAGGTTGGCGCTAGTGGCTGGATTGTGAAGCCCTTTAGTCCTGAACAATTGCTAGCAGTGTTAAAAAAACTGGGTGTGTAA
- a CDS encoding HEAT repeat domain-containing protein, whose amino-acid sequence MLEVKISELAEQLKSGKSKNERIQAALDLGSIKAKEAVDVLVEQLLVEEDEAVREAIVTSLIKIGDEYVANRAAELLECEDAYVRNAGVEILSIIGGPAIEILRKMINHPDRDVRILAVNALGESHIRETNRYLRRVIMEDNDENVMASAIEYLSELGFEKEDKEVVMRAAKRFSSPFFQYVVKSAIEKMADL is encoded by the coding sequence ATGTTAGAGGTCAAGATAAGTGAATTGGCGGAACAGTTGAAAAGTGGAAAAAGCAAAAATGAACGCATACAGGCGGCGCTTGACCTTGGGAGTATCAAGGCGAAAGAAGCCGTGGATGTCCTAGTAGAGCAGCTTTTAGTGGAAGAAGATGAAGCTGTGCGGGAAGCGATAGTCACTTCGCTTATAAAAATAGGGGATGAATATGTGGCAAATCGTGCTGCAGAGCTTCTAGAATGCGAAGATGCTTATGTTAGAAATGCGGGAGTGGAAATACTCTCTATAATAGGCGGACCTGCCATCGAAATACTGCGAAAGATGATAAACCATCCCGACAGGGATGTGAGAATTCTGGCAGTAAATGCGCTAGGGGAAAGCCATATAAGGGAAACAAATAGGTATTTGCGCCGCGTGATAATGGAAGATAATGACGAAAATGTGATGGCATCGGCGATAGAATACCTGAGTGAGTTGGGGTTTGAAAAGGAAGATAAAGAAGTTGTAATGAGGGCTGCAAAAAGATTTTCAAGTCCCTTTTTCCAATATGTAGTAAAATCCGCAATTGAAAAAATGGCGGATTTATAG
- a CDS encoding methyl-accepting chemotaxis protein, with protein MFLNSLRSKIVALTLTVLMIGSICQLIIYNTSMTDINKAAISIIVLLALTTIAYFFARFLTIPLISVIDHLEFIASGDFSRPLPEEFLRRKDEIGKLAHAIHKNQITFRKLLFSLKEEAKNLTANSETLSATSEEIASSSNEVANAIQQVASGATDQASHLQEILDLVKDITTSLEKVYIELGRVKSNSEETSSFADTGKKELDSLINSIKNVREAFKIVVERLDELKGSVSQVGEILEVINGIAEQTNLLALNAAIEAARAGEAGRGFAVVAEEVRKLAEQSRISSDKIRALLNNIISETNEVVSTSEEVTRQVANQLENVEHTIKSFDNILASVAAIGPMIESTYRELDNTVKAKDVVLDRVQSISAVAEETSASAQEISAAAEELSASTQEIASNAQQVLEVAKRLEEQVERFEV; from the coding sequence ATGTTCTTAAATAGCTTAAGAAGTAAAATCGTCGCACTTACGCTCACAGTTTTAATGATTGGCTCAATATGCCAATTAATAATTTATAATACTTCGATGACAGACATTAATAAAGCTGCAATAAGCATTATCGTATTATTAGCCTTAACTACAATAGCTTATTTTTTTGCCCGATTTCTAACCATACCCCTTATTTCAGTTATCGACCATCTCGAATTTATAGCAAGCGGTGATTTTTCAAGGCCATTACCGGAAGAATTTTTGCGCCGGAAAGATGAAATAGGAAAATTGGCCCATGCCATCCATAAAAATCAAATCACTTTCAGAAAACTGCTTTTTAGCCTTAAAGAAGAAGCAAAAAATCTCACAGCCAATTCAGAAACACTAAGCGCGACATCCGAAGAGATTGCTTCATCTTCCAATGAAGTAGCCAATGCCATACAACAAGTCGCGTCCGGAGCCACTGATCAAGCAAGTCACTTGCAAGAAATTTTAGACCTCGTCAAAGATATAACGACAAGCCTTGAAAAAGTTTACATTGAACTCGGTCGTGTAAAGAGCAACAGCGAAGAAACTTCTTCATTTGCCGATACTGGCAAAAAAGAACTAGATAGCCTAATCAATTCCATAAAGAATGTGCGCGAAGCCTTCAAAATAGTTGTAGAAAGGCTTGATGAACTGAAAGGCTCGGTTAGCCAAGTAGGAGAGATTCTGGAAGTAATCAATGGAATAGCAGAACAGACTAATCTTTTGGCATTGAATGCAGCTATTGAAGCAGCCCGGGCTGGAGAAGCAGGCCGAGGTTTTGCAGTAGTTGCAGAAGAAGTCCGCAAATTGGCAGAGCAGTCACGCATATCTTCTGACAAAATAAGAGCTTTACTAAACAATATTATTTCCGAAACAAATGAAGTGGTTTCAACTTCTGAAGAAGTGACAAGACAAGTAGCTAACCAATTGGAGAATGTGGAGCATACCATTAAGTCCTTTGACAACATATTAGCATCTGTAGCAGCAATAGGACCAATGATTGAATCTACCTATCGCGAACTTGACAATACAGTAAAAGCAAAGGATGTAGTGCTCGACCGTGTCCAGAGCATAAGTGCCGTAGCTGAAGAAACTTCTGCATCAGCTCAAGAAATATCAGCTGCAGCCGAGGAACTTTCTGCTTCTACCCAAGAGATAGCCAGTAATGCCCAGCAGGTATTGGAAGTAGCCAAACGGCTGGAAGAACAGGTGGAGCGCTTCGAGGTGTAG